One part of the Thermodesulfovibrio sp. 3462-1 genome encodes these proteins:
- the ybgF gene encoding tol-pal system protein YbgF gives MKKIRIAFTGIIASVILSGCVTTGEFEQMKSDIARLYVENNQLKQEISELKTRVDKMSSDLSSAVALKEGQLTLLAQTQDYVKELQILKGRFEENSFQNEKKFKELSDKIAELQAKLTQPAQPSEKQQPAKAPEEQLKDPKAIYDSAHIDMKNKKFASAREKFQEIIKNYPDFELLPNSYFWIGETYYNEKKYEDAILAYEEFLKRYPKHEKAPGALLKEGMAFVELKDKKTAKVVFERVIERYPQSKEAEIAQQKIAEILKSWNSDKKPTKKVKSKTKR, from the coding sequence ATGAAAAAAATTAGAATAGCATTTACAGGCATTATAGCTTCAGTAATTTTGTCTGGATGTGTTACAACAGGTGAGTTTGAACAGATGAAATCTGATATTGCCAGGCTTTATGTGGAAAACAACCAATTAAAACAGGAAATTTCAGAACTTAAAACAAGGGTTGACAAGATGTCTTCGGATTTAAGCTCAGCAGTGGCATTAAAGGAAGGGCAACTGACCCTTCTTGCTCAAACACAGGATTATGTAAAGGAGCTTCAAATTCTAAAAGGAAGATTTGAAGAAAATTCTTTTCAGAATGAAAAAAAATTTAAGGAACTAAGCGATAAAATAGCAGAATTACAAGCTAAATTAACTCAGCCAGCTCAACCTTCAGAAAAACAGCAACCAGCAAAAGCTCCTGAGGAACAATTAAAAGATCCCAAGGCAATTTATGATTCAGCTCATATTGATATGAAAAATAAGAAGTTTGCCTCTGCAAGAGAAAAATTTCAGGAAATAATAAAAAATTATCCAGATTTTGAACTTCTTCCAAATTCTTACTTCTGGATTGGCGAAACATATTATAATGAAAAAAAATATGAAGATGCCATTCTTGCATATGAAGAATTCTTAAAAAGATATCCAAAGCATGAGAAAGCTCCTGGTGCACTTCTTAAAGAAGGAATGGCTTTTGTTGAGTTGAAAGATAAAAAAACAGCAAAGGTGGTTTTTGAAAGAGTTATTGAAAGATATCCTCAATCCAAGGAAGCAGAGATTGCTCAGCAAAAAATAGCTGAGATACTTAAAAGCTGGAATTCTGATAAAAAGCCTACCAAAAAAGTAAAAAGCAAAACAAAAAGATGA
- a CDS encoding sigma 54-interacting transcriptional regulator encodes MTWLDLEKNLYSVLEILSKELDMRRGSIFLFDKKTEEISIVAAYGLTREEINRGKYRVGEGIVGKVIDTGLPMFIPDIEKEPQFLNKTGSRPNKRGISFLCVPIKIEDEILGVVSADRIYSDEMGEVDDDLRVLSIVASLIAQFLKLWESYKVMENENLLLKVQLKDRYNFPNLVGQSPSFQAVLKTVMKVAETDATVLLFGESGTGKELIAKTIHFQSKRVKGHFVAINCAAIPENLLEAELFGSEKGAFTGAVKRIGKFEQANAGTIFLDEVGELPLSLQPKLLRVLQERTVEPLGSSKTIKVDVRIIAATNKDLSEEIRKGTFREDLFWRLNVIPIYIPPLRDRKEDIPLLVEHYLKRFCKIYKKSVLIDEEALRMLVYYDWPGNVRELANTIERLVVMSESNKIKVYDLPDTVRGVFKIKSSFCGELKLPKEVEELERIRIMDTLPKFNYNIRKTAHALGLTERQLNYRIKKYGILIKKGVNLNDSDKLKILNQKVQEA; translated from the coding sequence ATTACATGGCTTGACCTTGAGAAAAATCTTTATTCTGTTCTTGAGATTCTCTCAAAAGAACTTGATATGCGAAGAGGAAGTATTTTTCTTTTTGACAAAAAGACAGAAGAAATCAGTATTGTTGCTGCCTATGGATTGACTCGGGAGGAGATTAACAGAGGCAAATACAGAGTTGGTGAAGGTATTGTCGGTAAAGTGATAGACACAGGATTGCCGATGTTTATTCCGGACATTGAAAAGGAGCCTCAGTTTCTCAATAAAACAGGAAGCAGACCAAACAAAAGAGGCATTTCCTTTCTTTGTGTTCCAATAAAGATTGAGGATGAAATTCTTGGCGTTGTCTCTGCTGATAGAATCTACTCAGATGAAATGGGAGAAGTGGATGATGATCTTAGAGTTCTTTCAATAGTTGCATCCCTTATTGCTCAGTTTCTGAAACTATGGGAGAGTTATAAAGTCATGGAAAATGAGAATTTGCTGCTGAAAGTACAACTTAAAGACAGATATAACTTTCCCAATCTTGTAGGACAATCACCCTCTTTTCAGGCAGTGCTTAAAACAGTGATGAAAGTTGCAGAAACAGACGCAACAGTGCTACTTTTTGGAGAGTCTGGAACAGGTAAAGAGCTTATCGCAAAGACAATTCATTTTCAGAGCAAAAGAGTAAAGGGCCATTTTGTGGCAATAAACTGCGCTGCAATCCCTGAAAACCTTCTTGAAGCAGAGCTTTTTGGTTCTGAAAAAGGAGCATTTACAGGTGCTGTAAAGAGAATTGGCAAATTTGAACAGGCAAATGCAGGGACAATTTTCCTTGATGAAGTAGGTGAGTTGCCTCTTTCGCTTCAGCCAAAATTATTAAGAGTGCTTCAGGAAAGAACAGTTGAACCTCTTGGTTCATCAAAAACAATAAAGGTTGATGTGAGAATAATTGCAGCAACAAACAAGGACCTCTCAGAGGAAATAAGAAAAGGAACATTCAGGGAAGATCTTTTCTGGAGGCTTAATGTTATACCCATATACATTCCACCCCTGAGAGACAGAAAAGAGGACATTCCCCTGCTTGTTGAGCATTATCTTAAGAGGTTCTGCAAGATTTATAAAAAATCAGTCTTAATTGATGAAGAAGCATTAAGGATGCTTGTTTACTATGACTGGCCTGGAAATGTAAGAGAGCTTGCCAACACCATAGAAAGGCTTGTTGTTATGTCAGAGAGCAATAAGATAAAGGTTTATGACCTTCCTGATACTGTAAGAGGAGTATTTAAAATAAAATCCTCTTTCTGTGGAGAACTAAAACTTCCCAAAGAGGTTGAAGAACTTGAAAGAATACGCATCATGGATACTCTTCCAAAATTTAATTATAATATAAGAAAAACAGCCCATGCTCTGGGTCTTACTGAACGGCAGCTTAACTACAGAATAAAAAAATACGGAATTTTAATAAAGAAAGGAGTAAATCTTAATGATAGCGATAAATTAAAAATATTAAATCAGAAGGTCCAGGAAGCATAG
- a CDS encoding glycosyltransferase family 2 protein: protein MKIPVSVAIITKNEEKNIRDALESVKDFEEIVVIDSFSEDTTVQICSEYTGKIFQCQWQGFARQKQLAIDKTTLPWVLVLDADERVTEALKKEIRDKINEDKDGYFIPRKNFFLGKWIKHSGWWPDYTLRLFKKSKGKMQKRQVHEKILVEGKVGHLKEPLLHYTYHSIDDFIRKMKSYACLAAEEIVKNNPSQYKIIFRMIFSPLFTFFKMYILRAGFLDGLRGFILAVLYSFYSFLKYAEAWEKYGNRKTIQN, encoded by the coding sequence TTGAAAATTCCTGTATCAGTGGCAATCATAACGAAAAACGAAGAAAAAAACATTAGAGATGCTCTGGAATCTGTTAAAGATTTTGAGGAGATTGTTGTTATTGACTCCTTCAGTGAAGATACAACAGTGCAGATATGCAGTGAATATACAGGGAAGATTTTTCAGTGCCAATGGCAGGGTTTTGCCAGACAGAAACAGCTTGCTATAGATAAAACAACTCTTCCATGGGTTCTGGTTTTAGATGCTGACGAAAGAGTTACAGAGGCTTTAAAAAAGGAGATAAGGGATAAAATTAATGAAGATAAAGATGGATATTTTATACCAAGAAAGAATTTTTTTCTTGGTAAATGGATCAAACACAGTGGCTGGTGGCCAGACTATACGCTTAGACTTTTTAAAAAAAGCAAAGGAAAAATGCAGAAAAGACAGGTCCATGAAAAAATCCTGGTTGAAGGTAAAGTGGGACATTTAAAAGAGCCTCTGCTTCATTACACTTATCACAGCATTGATGATTTCATAAGAAAAATGAAGAGCTATGCCTGCCTGGCAGCAGAGGAGATTGTTAAAAACAATCCTTCTCAATATAAAATAATTTTTAGGATGATCTTTTCTCCTCTTTTTACTTTTTTTAAAATGTATATTTTACGAGCAGGATTTCTGGATGGTCTGAGAGGATTTATTCTGGCAGTTCTTTACAGTTTTTACTCCTTCTTAAAATATGCCGAAGCATGGGAAAAATATGGAAATAGAAAAACAATTCAAAATTAA
- the moaA gene encoding GTP 3',8-cyclase MoaA produces the protein MKDNFNRNIDYLRVSVTDRCNLRCIYCMPQEGIKFVPHDEILRYEEILKIIRIATTIGISKIRITGGEPLVRKDIVSFIERLSKIQDIKDMAMTTNGTLLKKYAKDLYEAGLKRVNVSLDSLDENKFKTITRSGSLKDVLEGIEQAYKAGLYPIKINVVVMKGINDDEIEKFARWSMEVPYQIRFIEFMPIGQNNWGKELFISGEEVKQKIENTVGSLIPVEIKKSGPAEYFILEGAKGLLGFISPLSAHICTRCNRLRLTAEGKLRPCLFSDREIDLKRILRSGASEDEIRQILIKAIQLKPQSLSDNRPLRAMSTIGG, from the coding sequence ATGAAAGATAATTTTAACAGAAACATTGATTATTTAAGAGTTTCAGTAACTGATAGATGTAATCTCCGCTGCATTTACTGCATGCCTCAGGAAGGTATTAAATTTGTTCCTCATGATGAAATATTGCGTTATGAGGAAATCCTTAAAATAATAAGGATTGCTACGACAATAGGAATCTCTAAAATAAGGATAACAGGTGGAGAACCTCTTGTGAGAAAGGACATTGTAAGTTTTATTGAAAGACTCTCTAAGATACAGGACATAAAAGACATGGCAATGACAACAAATGGCACACTTTTAAAAAAATATGCAAAGGACCTATACGAGGCAGGGCTTAAAAGAGTTAATGTTAGTCTTGACTCTTTAGATGAGAATAAATTTAAAACAATAACAAGATCAGGCTCATTGAAAGATGTTCTTGAAGGGATTGAACAGGCTTATAAAGCCGGACTATATCCTATAAAGATAAATGTAGTGGTAATGAAAGGAATTAATGATGATGAAATAGAAAAATTTGCCCGCTGGAGCATGGAAGTTCCCTATCAAATAAGGTTTATAGAGTTTATGCCAATTGGGCAAAACAACTGGGGAAAAGAGTTATTTATCTCTGGAGAAGAGGTAAAACAAAAAATAGAAAATACAGTAGGCAGTCTTATACCTGTTGAGATAAAAAAATCAGGACCAGCTGAGTATTTTATTCTTGAAGGTGCAAAAGGATTGCTGGGTTTTATAAGTCCTCTTTCAGCCCATATATGCACAAGATGTAACAGGCTCAGGCTTACTGCAGAAGGGAAATTAAGACCATGTCTTTTCTCAGACAGAGAAATTGATTTAAAAAGAATTTTAAGAAGCGGTGCATCAGAGGATGAAATAAGACAAATTCTTATAAAAGCAATTCAGCTTAAGCCTCAGAGCCTCTCTGACAATAGACCTTTAAGAGCGATGTCAACAATAGGGGGCTGA
- the glyS gene encoding glycine--tRNA ligase subunit beta — protein sequence MNLLFEIGVEEIPARFIPQAIEQLEENSGKIFSHFRINIEELKVYATPRRLTIKAKVSEEQASDERLIWGPPAHHAFDEQGKPKEAAYAFAKAQNIDVCQLEIKKKGKGNYVCAKVTQKGKKTEEVLPELLKELFFSLSFPKMMKWGSGTIKFIRPVRWLMCLYNDKVVSFEIDGIKAEEKTYGHRFLTENSISLSKIQDYEKALNEAFVIVDQKERKQIIISEAQELANKVNGKVLLDEELLTEVNYLVEFPNSVLCEFPEEYLSLPEELLITVMKDHQRYFAVTDFNGKLKNYFIVVSNTIKENEDNVRKGAQKVIKARFEDAKFYYEEDIKKGLDSLVEATKGIVYHEKLGSLYDKSLRILKIAERIAQKVLPNKIDSLRIAARYCKADLASGVVGEFPELQGIMGGYYAKAAGLTQEVAMAIKEHYLPKSFTDALPSTEEGCLLSLADKLDHIASFFYLGQIPSGTEDPFGLRRAANGILSILLRKKYPLSIEDCVDTIENFVDENIKKQISTFIAQRLESYFESSNYGVNLIKTITDFILLRPVYEVEQRLQAVKLFYERQDFDSFFLAVKRVSNIIKNYEKFELNPSVLITQEEKNLYNAIIEKKDQLKEYLTKAQFLDALNCLNILTPFINNFFDRVLVMDKDENIKRNRLALLQELALLLKSIADLSKLY from the coding sequence ATGAATCTGCTTTTTGAAATAGGAGTTGAGGAAATTCCAGCAAGATTTATTCCGCAAGCAATCGAGCAATTGGAAGAAAACTCGGGGAAAATTTTTTCTCACTTCAGAATAAATATTGAAGAATTAAAGGTTTATGCAACACCAAGAAGGCTTACAATTAAGGCAAAGGTTTCAGAGGAACAAGCATCAGATGAAAGGCTTATATGGGGTCCTCCTGCTCATCATGCCTTTGATGAACAGGGAAAGCCAAAAGAGGCTGCCTATGCCTTTGCAAAAGCACAAAACATAGATGTTTGTCAATTAGAAATCAAGAAAAAAGGCAAAGGAAACTATGTTTGCGCTAAAGTCACACAAAAAGGAAAAAAAACAGAAGAAGTTTTGCCAGAGCTTTTAAAGGAATTATTCTTTTCCCTTAGTTTCCCAAAGATGATGAAATGGGGAAGTGGAACTATAAAATTTATAAGACCTGTACGATGGCTTATGTGTTTGTATAATGATAAAGTAGTTTCATTTGAGATAGACGGCATAAAAGCAGAAGAAAAGACCTACGGGCACAGATTTCTTACTGAAAATTCAATATCTTTATCAAAAATACAGGATTATGAAAAAGCTCTTAATGAAGCCTTTGTAATCGTTGATCAGAAAGAAAGAAAACAGATAATAATCAGTGAAGCTCAAGAGCTTGCAAACAAAGTAAATGGAAAAGTTCTGCTGGATGAAGAGCTTCTCACAGAAGTAAATTATCTTGTTGAGTTTCCTAACTCAGTTTTATGTGAGTTTCCTGAAGAATATTTAAGTCTTCCCGAGGAGTTGCTCATTACAGTTATGAAAGATCATCAAAGATACTTTGCAGTTACTGATTTTAATGGAAAACTGAAAAATTATTTTATCGTAGTAAGTAATACAATAAAAGAAAATGAAGATAATGTTAGAAAGGGTGCTCAAAAGGTTATAAAAGCAAGATTTGAAGATGCAAAGTTTTATTATGAGGAAGACATTAAAAAGGGATTGGATAGTCTTGTTGAGGCAACAAAGGGCATAGTATATCACGAAAAACTTGGAAGCCTATATGATAAAAGCTTAAGAATTTTAAAAATAGCTGAAAGAATTGCTCAAAAAGTTTTACCCAACAAGATTGACTCCCTCCGAATTGCTGCCAGATACTGTAAAGCTGATCTTGCCAGTGGGGTTGTTGGAGAGTTTCCAGAACTTCAGGGAATAATGGGTGGATATTATGCAAAAGCAGCAGGACTAACACAGGAAGTTGCAATGGCAATTAAAGAGCATTATCTTCCAAAGAGTTTTACAGATGCTCTGCCTTCTACAGAAGAAGGTTGTCTTCTAAGTTTAGCAGACAAACTTGATCATATTGCCTCGTTTTTTTATCTTGGACAGATTCCTTCAGGGACAGAAGATCCCTTTGGTTTGAGAAGGGCAGCAAATGGAATTTTATCCATACTATTAAGAAAAAAATATCCTTTAAGCATTGAAGATTGTGTTGATACAATAGAGAATTTTGTTGATGAAAATATAAAGAAGCAGATTTCAACTTTTATTGCTCAAAGATTGGAAAGCTATTTTGAGAGTTCTAATTATGGAGTAAATTTGATAAAAACAATCACTGATTTTATTCTGCTTCGTCCTGTTTATGAAGTTGAACAAAGGCTTCAGGCAGTAAAATTATTTTATGAAAGACAAGATTTTGATTCTTTTTTTCTTGCAGTAAAGAGAGTTTCAAATATTATTAAAAATTATGAAAAATTTGAACTAAATCCATCTGTTTTAATTACACAAGAGGAAAAAAATCTTTACAATGCAATTATAGAAAAAAAAGACCAGCTAAAGGAATATTTAACAAAAGCTCAATTTCTTGATGCCTTAAATTGTCTTAATATTCTTACCCCATTTATAAACAACTTTTTTGATAGAGTGCTTGTTATGGATAAAGATGAAAATATCAAAAGAAACAGACTTGCGCTCTTGCAGGAGTTGGCTTTGCTGTTGAAATCTATTGCTGACCTTTCAAAGCTTTATTAA
- a CDS encoding lysophospholipid acyltransferase family protein, translating to MKHIIFQGGLKLFFWLGKILKKQHLQKFSILLGSLLYYIPWSRKHIAFENLKIAFQGQYSEKELKKILKKFIQEVILTALEVAFIVKKNEKLASWAKAEELEVLDEALKQNKGVIALSGHIGNIPVMLAWLAEKGYPVAVLFKEGKYLPKGFLYNLISSYKIYPIPMHSDREVPKEIIKALNKNMIVFILADQARPGVYAKFFGKYVQCQKGAFVIALRKNSPIIPIFIVREKEEHTIKIYREEKIFQSLEPSQNKSFLSSDEYVVRLIENYNFILESLIRKYPEQYYWFHRRFKKSLD from the coding sequence ATGAAACATATTATTTTCCAGGGTGGGCTTAAACTATTTTTTTGGCTTGGAAAAATTTTAAAAAAACAGCATCTTCAGAAATTTTCAATCCTGTTAGGAAGCCTTCTTTACTACATTCCCTGGTCAAGAAAACATATTGCCTTCGAAAATTTAAAAATCGCCTTTCAAGGGCAATACAGCGAAAAAGAACTAAAAAAAATCCTGAAAAAATTTATTCAGGAAGTTATATTAACTGCCCTTGAAGTTGCCTTTATTGTCAAAAAAAATGAAAAACTCGCTTCATGGGCAAAGGCAGAGGAACTTGAAGTGCTTGATGAGGCATTAAAACAAAATAAAGGAGTTATTGCATTAAGCGGGCATATTGGAAATATTCCTGTAATGCTTGCATGGCTCGCTGAAAAAGGTTATCCTGTAGCAGTGCTTTTTAAAGAAGGAAAGTATTTGCCAAAAGGATTTCTTTACAATTTGATAAGTTCCTATAAAATTTATCCAATTCCAATGCATTCTGACAGAGAAGTGCCAAAGGAGATTATTAAAGCATTAAACAAAAACATGATAGTTTTTATCCTTGCTGACCAGGCAAGACCAGGAGTATATGCAAAATTTTTTGGTAAGTATGTTCAATGTCAGAAAGGTGCTTTTGTAATTGCTTTAAGGAAGAATTCTCCAATAATTCCTATTTTCATTGTGAGAGAAAAGGAAGAACACACCATAAAAATTTACAGGGAAGAAAAAATTTTTCAATCACTTGAACCATCTCAGAACAAGAGTTTTTTATCCTCCGATGAATATGTTGTAAGACTGATTGAAAATTACAACTTCATTCTTGAAAGCCTGATAAGAAAATATCCTGAACAGTATTACTGGTTTCACAGAAGATTTAAGAAGAGCCTGGACTAA
- the pal gene encoding peptidoglycan-associated lipoprotein Pal, giving the protein MSIKNFFLVIFCLFFVFACAERKIYMPEGKVEGEIPKKEEKIEAGKPEQQEEISTEKMSELVKKLQDEVRDIHFDFDKYDIKQEDIPTLKKVASILQEYPGLKVIIEGHCDERGTAEYNFALGQKRANAVKQYLITLGVPSSKMEIISYGEEKPLCNEHNESCWQKNRRAHFVFIEEGK; this is encoded by the coding sequence ATGAGCATAAAAAATTTTTTCTTAGTTATTTTTTGTCTTTTCTTTGTCTTTGCTTGTGCTGAAAGAAAAATATATATGCCTGAAGGCAAAGTAGAAGGAGAAATCCCAAAAAAAGAAGAAAAAATAGAGGCTGGGAAACCAGAACAGCAAGAAGAAATTTCTACTGAAAAGATGTCAGAGCTTGTAAAAAAACTTCAAGATGAAGTTAGGGATATACACTTTGATTTTGATAAGTATGATATAAAACAGGAAGATATTCCAACTTTAAAAAAGGTTGCCTCTATTTTGCAGGAATACCCAGGACTGAAAGTTATAATTGAAGGTCATTGTGATGAAAGAGGAACAGCTGAATACAACTTTGCTCTTGGACAGAAAAGAGCAAATGCAGTGAAACAGTATTTGATAACTCTTGGAGTGCCTTCATCTAAAATGGAAATAATCAGTTATGGTGAAGAAAAACCTCTGTGCAATGAGCACAATGAATCTTGCTGGCAGAAAAACAGAAGAGCACATTTTGTGTTTATTGAGGAGGGAAAATGA
- a CDS encoding ABC transporter substrate binding protein, protein MLKFLKIYFFALIFMLFYGCSNERTVFILSSYDDKDIFGQPQVQGAIDALKRDFSDLTIEVTYLDSRRISDQELEKRCDDFTEKVKSRKPFVELGFFGGFSVDFYQMGYRAGQMASHVLKTGKIKDIEVEDADKYVKVINLKRARDINLSLTDKVISLFDEVIK, encoded by the coding sequence ATGCTAAAGTTTTTAAAAATTTACTTTTTTGCACTTATCTTCATGCTTTTTTATGGATGCTCAAATGAGAGGACTGTTTTTATTCTTTCAAGCTATGATGATAAAGATATATTCGGACAACCACAGGTTCAAGGAGCGATTGATGCTTTAAAAAGAGACTTTTCTGATTTAACAATAGAAGTTACATATCTTGATTCAAGAAGAATCTCTGATCAGGAACTTGAAAAAAGATGTGATGACTTTACAGAAAAAGTTAAATCTCGCAAACCTTTTGTAGAACTTGGCTTTTTTGGTGGATTTTCTGTTGATTTTTATCAAATGGGATACAGAGCAGGTCAGATGGCTTCTCATGTATTAAAAACCGGTAAAATTAAAGATATAGAAGTAGAAGATGCTGACAAATATGTGAAAGTTATCAATTTAAAAAGGGCAAGAGATATAAATCTCAGCCTTACTGATAAAGTAATTTCCCTATTTGATGAAGTGATAAAATGA
- a CDS encoding type 1 glutamine amidotransferase: MKNIKSEGPGSIENYLIENLIPYKIFEAEQGQLPSTLEDFTGLIIMGGPMGVYEMDIYPHLKVTSRLIREAINRNLKVLGICLGAQLIAHTLGARVYKGHGEEIGWHEIELTAEGLRDPLMIALAKHPSVGDVWRKFKVFHWHGDTFDLPVDVVHLAKSSFYENQGFRYKHNVYALQFHIEVTRKLLEEWFEDHPLREKILNEAEKINIEYSQRARNFYKAFFEK; encoded by the coding sequence ATTAAAAATATTAAATCAGAAGGTCCAGGAAGCATAGAGAACTATTTAATTGAAAACTTAATTCCATACAAAATCTTTGAAGCAGAACAAGGGCAATTGCCTTCAACCCTTGAAGATTTCACAGGACTAATCATTATGGGTGGACCAATGGGTGTTTATGAGATGGATATTTATCCCCATCTAAAGGTAACTTCAAGGTTAATAAGAGAGGCAATAAACAGAAACCTGAAAGTTCTGGGAATATGTCTTGGTGCTCAATTAATTGCCCATACGCTTGGAGCAAGGGTTTATAAGGGACACGGTGAGGAAATTGGCTGGCATGAAATAGAGCTTACAGCAGAGGGTTTAAGAGACCCATTAATGATTGCCCTTGCAAAGCATCCATCAGTTGGTGATGTATGGAGGAAATTCAAAGTCTTTCACTGGCATGGAGACACATTTGATTTACCAGTTGATGTGGTTCATCTTGCAAAATCCTCTTTTTATGAAAATCAGGGATTCAGATATAAACACAATGTCTATGCTTTGCAGTTTCATATTGAAGTAACAAGAAAGCTTCTTGAAGAATGGTTTGAGGACCATCCTTTAAGAGAAAAAATCCTCAATGAAGCAGAAAAAATAAATATAGAATACTCCCAGCGCGCAAGAAATTTTTATAAAGCCTTCTTTGAGAAATAA
- a CDS encoding ABC transporter ATP-binding protein: protein MEIEKQFKIKFKKQWIDDLAVFWRLIKEHRLRLLLALVCGFAISGINGAIAWSVKPAMDQIFVKKSSEYLYLITFGVVILFTLRGVFTFLNNYLMNSIGAKIVKNIRDMIYEKLLKLPFSFFCRDSSGNVISRVLNDVDLLKSTVSNTIKDFIVEGLTVVVLAGVAFYRRWDLAILSFVVIPFMIYVMTELGKNMKNIGMKTRLRIAKVTTLLHETLHGIKIIKAFTMEKDMIERYKKALGEHYRNIMREVRTEEFTNLLTEVIAGVGVAMILFYGGWLVVHDKISSGDFFSFATAVILMYTPLKRLSRVNASFQRGRNVIERLREIIFVEHEPEKGVEKELKGHIVFKNVSFKYPLAKDYALKNVSFEIKPGETVAIVGPSGAGKSTIADLLAGFWYPTEGDILIDGVSIQELSLYSLRSQIALVTQDIVLFNDSVINNIKFGNISSSFEEALAAAKLADAHDFIMKLPQGYDSLIGEKGILLSGGQKQRITIARAILREPKILIFDEATASLDTESEEKIQRALEQMRKGRTTIVIAHRLSTIKRADKIIVMDKGQIIEQGTHEELLSLGGLYSELWHLQFSPGSS, encoded by the coding sequence ATGGAAATAGAAAAACAATTCAAAATTAAGTTTAAAAAACAATGGATAGATGACCTTGCAGTTTTCTGGAGACTTATTAAGGAACATCGTCTAAGACTCCTTCTGGCTCTTGTTTGCGGGTTTGCAATATCAGGAATAAATGGAGCCATTGCATGGAGTGTTAAGCCTGCAATGGATCAGATTTTTGTTAAAAAATCTTCGGAGTATCTTTATCTGATTACTTTTGGAGTTGTGATTCTTTTTACTCTAAGAGGTGTTTTTACATTTTTAAATAACTATCTAATGAACTCAATTGGTGCGAAAATAGTGAAAAATATAAGGGACATGATTTATGAAAAGCTTCTTAAACTGCCTTTTTCATTTTTTTGCAGGGATTCTTCAGGCAATGTCATCTCCAGGGTTTTAAATGATGTAGACCTCCTTAAAAGCACAGTTTCAAATACAATTAAAGACTTCATTGTTGAGGGATTGACTGTTGTTGTTTTAGCAGGTGTTGCTTTTTATCGTAGATGGGACCTTGCGATTCTTTCCTTTGTAGTTATTCCTTTTATGATTTATGTTATGACAGAACTTGGTAAAAACATGAAAAACATAGGCATGAAAACTCGATTAAGAATTGCAAAAGTGACCACTCTTCTTCATGAAACACTTCATGGTATAAAGATTATTAAGGCTTTTACAATGGAAAAAGACATGATTGAGCGTTATAAAAAAGCTCTTGGAGAGCATTATCGCAATATAATGCGCGAAGTAAGAACAGAAGAGTTTACCAATCTTCTTACAGAGGTGATTGCTGGAGTTGGTGTAGCAATGATACTTTTTTATGGTGGATGGCTTGTTGTTCACGACAAAATTTCTTCTGGAGACTTTTTTTCTTTTGCCACAGCTGTTATTCTCATGTATACTCCTCTTAAAAGGCTGAGCAGAGTAAATGCCTCTTTTCAGAGGGGAAGAAATGTTATTGAAAGATTGAGAGAAATAATATTTGTTGAACATGAGCCTGAAAAGGGAGTTGAAAAAGAGTTGAAAGGTCATATTGTGTTCAAAAATGTTTCTTTTAAATATCCACTTGCAAAGGATTATGCTTTAAAAAATGTTTCCTTTGAAATAAAACCTGGCGAAACTGTGGCAATTGTTGGTCCTTCAGGTGCAGGTAAAAGCACAATAGCAGATTTGCTTGCAGGATTCTGGTATCCCACAGAAGGAGACATATTGATTGATGGAGTAAGCATTCAGGAGCTTTCTCTTTACAGTTTGCGGTCTCAGATTGCTCTTGTAACTCAGGATATTGTTTTATTTAATGATTCAGTAATAAACAATATTAAATTTGGCAATATTTCATCCAGTTTTGAAGAAGCTCTGGCTGCTGCAAAACTTGCAGATGCCCATGATTTTATTATGAAATTGCCTCAGGGTTATGACTCCTTGATAGGAGAAAAGGGAATTTTGCTTTCAGGAGGACAAAAACAAAGAATAACAATAGCAAGAGCGATTCTTAGAGAACCGAAAATTTTAATTTTTGATGAGGCAACTGCGTCTCTTGATACAGAGTCAGAAGAGAAAATTCAGAGAGCACTTGAACAAATGAGAAAAGGAAGAACAACCATAGTAATTGCTCACAGGCTTTCTACAATCAAAAGAGCTGATAAAATCATTGTCATGGATAAAGGACAGATTATTGAACAAGGAACTCATGAAGAGTTACTCTCACTGGGAGGGCTTTACAGTGAACTGTGGCATCTACAGTTTAGTCCAGGCTCTTCTTAA